A genomic stretch from Bacillus sp. N1-1 includes:
- a CDS encoding DUF3243 domain-containing protein, with amino-acid sequence MTEKNHLVNKESELNVNKVDDTLDRMSDERMDDILSNFEQFKSYLATRVELGEKLGLSEERLAQAAEKVAGYLAAKEEPKNREEKLLQELWLVGNKEQRHELAHLLVRMVLNKEN; translated from the coding sequence ATGACTGAGAAAAATCATTTAGTTAATAAAGAAAGTGAGCTTAACGTAAATAAAGTTGATGATACGTTAGATCGAATGAGTGACGAGCGGATGGACGATATCCTCTCTAATTTCGAACAGTTTAAATCTTATCTTGCTACAAGAGTGGAGCTTGGAGAAAAACTAGGACTTAGTGAAGAGAGATTGGCTCAGGCAGCAGAAAAGGTAGCGGGTTACTTAGCCGCGAAGGAAGAGCCCAAAAATAGAGAAGAGAAACTTCTTCAGGAACTTTGGCTCGTCGGCAATAAAGAACAGCGTCACGAATTAGCTCATCTTCTCGTTCGAATGGTATTGAATAAAGAAAACTAA
- a CDS encoding tryptophan transporter: MKTKNLVLMALLLGIGTILHAIIPGLISGMKNDMLLTMMFLGILLFPERKSVLVLGLATGVISAATTTFPGGQLANIIDKPVTAFAFFGLYLLVQRFGQSLITIGILTAIGTMISGAIFLGAALVFTGLPGGAAFTGLFLTVVLPTAAVNTIAMVLIFPVVQSILKRTSFAF; encoded by the coding sequence ATGAAAACGAAAAACTTAGTACTGATGGCTTTACTGCTTGGTATTGGAACGATTCTTCACGCTATTATTCCAGGGTTAATTTCAGGAATGAAAAACGATATGCTTCTAACAATGATGTTCCTAGGAATCTTGCTATTCCCTGAGCGTAAAAGCGTTCTAGTACTTGGTCTTGCAACTGGCGTTATTTCTGCTGCAACAACTACCTTTCCTGGTGGACAGCTTGCAAACATCATCGATAAGCCCGTTACAGCATTTGCATTCTTTGGACTTTATCTTCTTGTTCAGCGTTTTGGACAGTCGCTAATAACTATTGGGATCCTAACAGCGATCGGAACAATGATTAGCGGTGCTATTTTCCTTGGAGCTGCGCTTGTTTTCACAGGACTACCTGGTGGCGCTGCATTTACAGGATTGTTTCTAACAGTCGTTCTTCCAACTGCTGCAGTGAACACCATTGCAATGGTACTAATCTTTCCAGTTGTTCAATCGATTCTTAAACGCACTAGTTTTGCTTTTTAA
- the serC gene encoding 3-phosphoserine/phosphohydroxythreonine transaminase codes for MERRYNFNAGPSALPQDVLSHAQSELLNYQQQGMSIMEFSHRSKEYQRIHDGANELLRELLEIPDDYEVLFLQGGASLQFSMIPMNFLHQGYMANYLLTGSWSQKALTEAQKVGETYIGGSSKEADFKRIPDLNALKYGENDAYVHLTSNNTIHGTQWKSFPQRKESTFIADMSSDILSRSLPIDQFGLIYAGAQKNLGPAGVTVVILKKDLLSEIPDNLPTMLDYRTHVDKKSLYNTPPSFAIYMLSLVLEWTKKKGGLKEIEKMNAEKTKLLYTTIDGSKGFYSGTAEADSRSSMNVTFTLPSKELEDLFLKEAEEEGFVGLKGHRSVGGCRASIYNAVPLNSVQALSDFMHTFHHKHNI; via the coding sequence GTGGAGCGTCGTTATAATTTTAATGCTGGTCCGTCTGCTTTACCGCAAGATGTGCTTAGTCATGCTCAATCAGAGCTTCTTAATTATCAGCAGCAGGGCATGTCAATTATGGAGTTTAGTCATCGTAGTAAAGAATATCAGAGAATTCATGATGGAGCTAATGAACTCCTTAGAGAATTACTTGAGATTCCAGATGATTATGAAGTTCTTTTTCTTCAAGGCGGAGCGAGCCTGCAGTTCTCAATGATTCCAATGAATTTTCTTCATCAAGGTTATATGGCAAACTACTTGCTCACTGGAAGCTGGTCTCAAAAGGCCTTAACAGAAGCCCAAAAAGTCGGGGAAACGTACATTGGGGGCAGTAGTAAAGAGGCTGATTTCAAACGTATACCTGATTTAAACGCGCTAAAATATGGGGAGAATGATGCCTATGTTCACCTGACATCAAATAATACAATCCACGGGACGCAGTGGAAGAGCTTTCCTCAGCGTAAAGAGTCCACGTTTATTGCGGATATGTCGAGTGATATCTTGAGCCGTTCTCTTCCGATTGACCAATTCGGACTTATTTATGCTGGTGCCCAGAAAAATCTAGGACCAGCTGGCGTTACAGTTGTCATTTTGAAAAAGGATCTACTGAGTGAAATTCCAGATAATCTCCCTACCATGTTAGATTACCGTACTCATGTTGATAAAAAATCTCTTTATAACACCCCTCCATCCTTCGCTATCTATATGCTATCTCTCGTTCTAGAATGGACGAAGAAAAAGGGTGGTTTAAAAGAAATAGAGAAAATGAACGCCGAGAAAACAAAATTACTTTATACCACCATTGATGGCAGTAAAGGTTTTTATAGTGGAACAGCCGAGGCAGACAGTCGTTCCTCTATGAACGTAACCTTTACTCTTCCTAGTAAAGAGCTTGAAGATCTGTTTCTTAAAGAAGCGGAAGAAGAAGGGTTTGTAGGTCTAAAGGGCCACCGTTCGGTCGGAGGATGCCGAGCATCCATCTATAACGCTGTCCCGCTTAATTCCGTTCAAGCCTTGAGCGATTTTATGCATACGTTCCATCACAAACACAATATTTAA
- a CDS encoding ABC transporter permease: MQLQTLWKERAGAFWNIAMRYFRLIGNSSFLFTLVLALIFGAYYYSEILKVLPESFPGVAVITVVAAIVLVRTPLRFFLSEADLVFMLPAENRLQGYFRKSLMYSFALQVFTTVVVMTILAPLYQHEMAAGTGYYVFVICVLIVLKGVNVLMKWMELHLPAHHSTIVYILARLAVTIIFTYLLVIQAQWFYVALAAVLFVVTFFLMFLPLQRKYAIKWEKLLAMDEKQSMKFYRTANLFTDVPKLKQSVKQRRLLSSLGEKLLPSDSVYATLYQKAFIRSNEYFGIYFRLWLLGLAVVAFVPGLIGKVIGAALIIYLTATQLRTLYPHYQAHVMVKLYPVSDHEQGKAFRLMLLRLLGVQAVTFAALSFLLSLDVIVFLSVLLAGIAAVAVATSRAAVVRRSVS; this comes from the coding sequence ATGCAGCTACAGACATTATGGAAAGAAAGGGCAGGAGCCTTCTGGAACATTGCGATGCGGTATTTCAGGCTAATTGGAAACAGCAGCTTTTTGTTCACTCTTGTTCTGGCTCTCATTTTTGGAGCGTATTATTACAGTGAAATTCTAAAGGTGCTGCCTGAATCTTTTCCAGGTGTGGCAGTTATTACCGTTGTTGCGGCTATTGTACTTGTTCGTACACCACTTCGTTTCTTTTTATCCGAAGCAGATCTTGTCTTTATGCTACCTGCTGAAAACCGATTGCAAGGTTATTTTCGTAAATCGCTTATGTATAGCTTTGCTCTTCAAGTATTCACAACAGTAGTCGTGATGACGATCCTTGCGCCACTCTATCAGCATGAAATGGCTGCTGGAACTGGTTATTATGTTTTTGTGATTTGTGTTCTGATTGTATTAAAAGGTGTGAATGTTCTCATGAAATGGATGGAGCTGCATCTGCCAGCTCACCATTCGACTATTGTTTATATCCTGGCAAGACTTGCTGTAACGATCATATTCACATATTTACTGGTAATACAGGCGCAATGGTTCTATGTCGCTCTAGCTGCTGTACTATTCGTCGTCACTTTCTTTTTGATGTTTCTCCCTCTGCAACGGAAATATGCGATCAAATGGGAGAAGTTGCTTGCAATGGATGAAAAGCAAAGTATGAAATTCTATCGTACGGCTAACTTATTTACAGATGTTCCTAAATTGAAGCAATCAGTTAAGCAAAGACGATTGTTAAGTAGCCTGGGTGAGAAGCTATTACCATCTGATTCTGTATATGCTACTCTTTATCAAAAAGCTTTTATTCGGAGTAACGAGTATTTTGGCATTTATTTTAGATTGTGGCTTCTAGGTCTTGCAGTGGTTGCTTTTGTGCCCGGCTTAATTGGGAAAGTGATTGGTGCTGCTCTGATTATTTATCTGACAGCCACTCAGTTACGCACGCTTTACCCTCATTATCAAGCTCATGTCATGGTAAAGCTTTATCCAGTATCAGATCATGAACAAGGAAAAGCGTTTCGCCTTATGTTACTTCGTTTATTGGGTGTACAAGCAGTAACGTTTGCAGCTCTTTCTTTTCTTCTATCTCTTGATGTGATCGTATTTCTATCTGTGCTTTTAGCAGGGATTGCAGCCGTTGCTGTTGCAACATCTCGCGCTGCAGTAGTTAGAAGGTCGGTCTCTTAA
- a CDS encoding phosphatase PAP2 family protein: MNKNEFFSMFSGALKQKKIWLPLLLNAFGLLVAILAIMLFSELAEEILEKETLQFDQSIISAIDPIRSDGLLNVIEIITELGSVWWITVVSILTVAILWFKKRDGWSIVFFIIAQAAGGLLTKVLKHFFARSRPSVDAAYDAVGYSFPSGHAMGSFLLYGFIGYLIVRSQRGRTTKWISGLLVLLFILMIGFSRIYLGVHYPSDVLAGYAAGTLWLSVCIFSLEWVLWMKRSSFSLGSVRKVFSSKNS; this comes from the coding sequence ATGAACAAAAATGAGTTTTTTAGTATGTTTTCTGGAGCATTAAAACAAAAAAAGATTTGGTTACCTCTTCTCTTAAATGCATTTGGCCTATTAGTTGCTATATTAGCAATTATGTTATTTTCAGAGTTAGCGGAAGAAATACTTGAAAAAGAAACGCTTCAATTTGATCAATCGATCATATCGGCAATCGACCCTATCAGGTCTGATGGATTGTTGAACGTGATTGAAATCATTACGGAGTTAGGATCAGTCTGGTGGATCACCGTCGTTTCAATCCTAACAGTAGCCATTCTGTGGTTTAAGAAACGTGATGGTTGGAGTATTGTCTTTTTTATCATTGCCCAGGCAGCTGGCGGTCTCTTAACGAAAGTGTTAAAACATTTCTTTGCACGATCAAGACCTTCTGTGGATGCTGCTTATGATGCGGTTGGGTATAGTTTTCCGAGCGGTCACGCAATGGGATCTTTTTTACTATATGGATTTATCGGATATTTAATTGTAAGAAGCCAGAGAGGAAGGACAACAAAATGGATAAGTGGCTTGCTTGTACTGCTATTTATTCTAATGATCGGATTTAGTCGAATCTATTTAGGGGTTCATTATCCAAGTGATGTACTAGCAGGCTATGCAGCCGGTACCCTCTGGCTATCTGTTTGTATCTTCTCATTGGAGTGGGTTCTTTGGATGAAACGTTCTTCTTTCAGTTTAGGATCAGTTCGGAAAGTTTTTTCCAGTAAGAACAGTTAA
- a CDS encoding YpmS family protein — protein sequence MFKNRWKTAFIILLAAVVLIFAGVVGFYQYYFPESEIAKLSNEKNTEEPFETTFSIQMKKDELNEIINQELEKYSEKQKNIGYSVNLDELATFQGYVTIFDRKVDFFLKFEPQVQPNGDLLLKEKSFQIGLLELPSDKVLSFIKKQASLPPEITIDSDEGTIYMAVSELELKNDMKLRAKSFDLPNDEIVFDAYYPIN from the coding sequence ATGTTTAAAAACCGATGGAAGACGGCCTTTATCATTCTCTTAGCTGCTGTCGTCCTCATTTTTGCAGGAGTAGTAGGATTCTATCAATACTATTTTCCTGAAAGTGAGATTGCCAAACTCTCAAATGAGAAAAATACAGAAGAACCTTTTGAAACGACATTTTCGATTCAGATGAAAAAAGATGAATTGAATGAAATCATTAATCAAGAACTTGAAAAGTACAGTGAGAAACAAAAGAATATTGGATATAGTGTCAATCTCGATGAGCTGGCAACTTTTCAAGGATACGTAACGATTTTTGATCGGAAAGTGGACTTTTTTCTTAAATTCGAGCCTCAGGTACAGCCAAATGGTGACCTTTTATTAAAAGAAAAATCTTTTCAGATTGGTCTGCTTGAACTTCCAAGTGATAAAGTTCTTTCCTTTATAAAAAAGCAGGCATCATTGCCGCCTGAAATAACAATTGATTCTGATGAAGGGACAATTTATATGGCTGTAAGCGAATTAGAATTGAAGAATGATATGAAGCTTAGGGCGAAATCATTCGACCTTCCTAATGATGAAATTGTTTTCGATGCCTACTATCCTATTAATTAG
- a CDS encoding type 1 glutamine amidotransferase domain-containing protein, which yields MSKIAVLMTDMFEDVEYTKPAEQFNNAGHSLTVISSKAGQELTGKQGEAKVTADKGIDDVKPEEFDVLFIPGGVSPDELRADDRFVVFTKKMMFLNKKTLVICHGPQLLISAEVLNGRNITGFKSIQTDLKYAGANVFDEEVVVCGGNLVSSRNPDDIPAFIEKSLSVMDR from the coding sequence TTGAGTAAGATTGCCGTATTAATGACAGATATGTTTGAGGATGTAGAATATACAAAACCCGCAGAGCAGTTTAACAATGCCGGTCATTCATTAACCGTTATTAGCTCGAAAGCAGGTCAAGAATTAACTGGAAAACAAGGGGAAGCAAAAGTTACAGCGGATAAGGGAATTGATGATGTAAAACCTGAAGAGTTTGATGTTCTGTTTATTCCTGGAGGCGTTTCTCCAGATGAACTACGGGCAGACGATCGATTTGTGGTGTTTACGAAGAAAATGATGTTTTTAAATAAAAAAACGCTCGTTATTTGTCACGGACCACAGCTGCTCATTTCAGCAGAAGTTTTAAACGGAAGAAACATTACTGGGTTCAAGTCCATTCAAACGGATTTAAAATATGCTGGAGCGAACGTATTTGATGAAGAAGTTGTCGTCTGTGGAGGCAATCTCGTGAGCAGTAGAAACCCTGACGATATTCCAGCGTTTATCGAAAAATCGTTATCAGTGATGGATCGCTGA
- a CDS encoding YtxH domain-containing protein: MGKAKTLLTGFIFGGVVSAASVLLTTPKSGKELIAETKVKSDDIKEGFAKLKSDLNELSTQVKQLSSEGKEVIQEVAADLKRSISSYQQDIQPNLTRLKEDVEEMQKTIETVKDEVNSPASK; encoded by the coding sequence ATGGGGAAAGCGAAAACATTACTAACAGGATTTATATTTGGAGGGGTGGTTTCAGCCGCTTCTGTACTTTTAACAACACCTAAATCAGGCAAAGAACTAATCGCTGAAACAAAAGTGAAGAGCGATGACATAAAAGAAGGATTTGCAAAGCTTAAAAGCGACTTGAACGAGCTTAGTACTCAAGTTAAACAGTTGTCTTCTGAAGGAAAAGAAGTAATCCAAGAAGTAGCTGCTGATTTGAAGCGCTCTATTTCTTCTTATCAACAGGACATTCAACCTAATTTAACTAGGTTAAAAGAAGATGTAGAAGAAATGCAAAAAACAATTGAGACAGTTAAAGATGAAGTAAACAGTCCGGCTTCGAAATAG
- a CDS encoding HTH-type transcriptional regulator Hpr codes for MKEEQEISIQEAMIFSHRIGQLSKALWKSVERDWQEWLKPFDLNINEHHILSIAYHLDGSSISDIAKFGVMHVSTAFNFSKKLESRSLLTFSKKENDKRNTYVQLTEKGEKLLQETWKHYSPNRDSVLKASMPIRDLYGKFPEFTEMMCVIKELYGEDFMEIFQKSFTKLESEFSKEFTNQDDEERLKSF; via the coding sequence ATGAAGGAAGAACAGGAAATTTCGATTCAAGAAGCGATGATTTTCAGTCATCGAATAGGCCAATTGAGTAAAGCACTCTGGAAATCCGTTGAACGTGATTGGCAAGAGTGGCTAAAGCCTTTTGATCTTAACATTAATGAACATCATATCCTTTCCATTGCTTACCACCTTGACGGTTCTTCTATTTCTGATATTGCCAAATTTGGTGTGATGCATGTTTCAACCGCTTTTAATTTTTCAAAAAAGTTAGAATCTCGATCTCTTCTCACTTTTTCAAAAAAAGAGAATGATAAGCGCAATACATATGTACAGCTTACTGAAAAGGGTGAGAAATTGTTGCAGGAAACATGGAAACATTACTCTCCAAATCGTGATAGTGTCTTAAAAGCTTCCATGCCTATTCGAGATCTTTATGGTAAGTTTCCTGAATTTACAGAAATGATGTGTGTGATAAAAGAACTTTACGGGGAAGACTTTATGGAAATTTTTCAAAAGTCGTTCACCAAGCTTGAGAGTGAATTCTCAAAAGAATTCACAAACCAGGATGACGAAGAACGATTGAAATCGTTTTAA
- a CDS encoding DUF3267 domain-containing protein, whose translation MNCWKSIYLNREFGTHRLTIFSMLLTLLYFIAFYLVFSMLYPTTKHAIVPILPFLGSLAVLFPIHKLIHWLPLTLAGLKATMKLEKGFVLLPMMRCETCSPISRNLFLIAALAPAVTITTAAIVASVYLPAYVSFFSILAAINLGFSFSDFLYASQVLRAPKNAYVEDRSEGFHILIKRAS comes from the coding sequence ATGAATTGTTGGAAATCGATTTACCTAAATCGTGAATTCGGAACACATCGATTAACTATTTTCTCGATGCTGTTAACACTATTATACTTTATTGCATTTTATCTCGTCTTCAGTATGTTATATCCGACAACAAAACATGCGATTGTACCGATACTACCGTTTCTCGGTTCCCTGGCTGTCCTTTTTCCTATTCATAAGTTGATCCACTGGCTTCCTTTAACATTAGCCGGCTTAAAAGCAACGATGAAATTAGAAAAAGGATTTGTCCTTCTACCGATGATGCGCTGTGAAACGTGCAGTCCAATTTCAAGAAATCTTTTCTTAATTGCAGCTCTTGCACCAGCCGTTACGATTACGACTGCTGCGATCGTTGCATCAGTTTATTTGCCAGCCTATGTATCGTTTTTCTCAATTCTGGCTGCGATTAACCTTGGTTTTAGCTTTAGCGACTTTCTGTATGCCTCTCAAGTGCTTCGCGCACCAAAGAATGCATATGTAGAAGACCGCAGTGAAGGTTTCCATATCCTTATTAAACGAGCTTCTTAA
- a CDS encoding HIT family protein, protein MSHSPDCIFCKIINGDIPSAKVYENDDVLAFLDLTQVTEGHTLVIPKKHKQNIYELEPETASKLFEAVPEIANALKANFTPEGMNILNNNEAIAGQSVFHYHLHLIPRYGKGDGFGAVWKTHEDEYDAEKLQRLAEGIRSQLSQ, encoded by the coding sequence ATGAGTCATTCACCAGATTGTATCTTCTGCAAAATTATTAATGGGGATATCCCTTCTGCCAAAGTTTACGAAAATGATGATGTGTTAGCTTTTCTTGACCTTACCCAAGTAACAGAAGGACACACCCTCGTTATCCCCAAAAAGCATAAACAAAACATCTACGAACTTGAGCCTGAAACGGCGTCGAAGCTCTTTGAAGCAGTTCCTGAGATCGCAAATGCTCTAAAAGCCAACTTTACACCTGAAGGGATGAATATTCTTAATAACAATGAAGCCATTGCAGGACAATCTGTCTTCCATTACCATCTCCACCTGATTCCTCGCTACGGAAAGGGAGACGGATTTGGAGCTGTTTGGAAGACACATGAAGATGAGTACGATGCAGAGAAGTTGCAGCGCCTAGCTGAAGGGATTCGTTCACAGCTATCTCAGTAA
- a CDS encoding ABC transporter ATP-binding protein, which produces MNNSILEVSHLTGGYQANKPVLHDVSLRVNSNEIVGLIGLNGAGKSTTIKHILGLLDPMNGEIKVGGTTFADNKDGYRKQFSYIPETPLLYDELTLWEHLQLTALAYELGEEWKERAEALLQEFRMTNMKKWFPGHFSKGMRQKVMIMCAFLVKPSLYIVDEPFVGLDPIGIQSFLDMMLEMKDKGAGVLMSTHILSTAERYCDRFIILHDGQIVMAGTMTELRNQIGNGAATLDDIYIKATRSGK; this is translated from the coding sequence ATGAACAATTCAATTTTAGAAGTCAGTCATCTTACTGGTGGGTATCAGGCAAATAAGCCTGTCCTTCATGATGTGTCTCTACGTGTGAATTCAAATGAAATTGTAGGGTTAATCGGACTTAACGGTGCTGGAAAAAGCACCACAATTAAACATATTCTCGGATTGCTTGATCCAATGAATGGCGAGATTAAAGTGGGAGGGACGACTTTTGCTGATAATAAAGACGGGTATCGCAAACAATTTTCCTACATACCCGAAACGCCTCTGTTATATGATGAGTTAACGCTTTGGGAGCATTTGCAGTTAACGGCATTGGCTTATGAACTTGGGGAGGAGTGGAAAGAAAGAGCTGAAGCACTTCTGCAGGAATTTCGTATGACGAATATGAAGAAGTGGTTTCCAGGGCATTTTTCTAAAGGAATGAGACAGAAGGTTATGATTATGTGCGCCTTTCTTGTGAAGCCATCTCTATATATCGTCGACGAGCCATTTGTAGGGTTAGACCCCATCGGTATTCAATCATTTCTTGATATGATGCTTGAAATGAAAGATAAAGGGGCAGGAGTACTAATGTCCACCCATATTCTATCAACGGCTGAAAGATATTGCGATCGTTTTATTATTTTGCATGATGGACAAATTGTTATGGCAGGAACAATGACAGAATTACGAAATCAAATCGGTAATGGCGCTGCAACGCTTGATGACATTTATATCAAAGCGACCAGGAGTGGAAAATGA
- a CDS encoding YkvA family protein, whose product MNRMVKSVFKRMTKKAVSVMKNKDQMQEVSIESLKKGALYKGRKGMDDMWVDVKTFSRLVQEVKKGRYRDISKKSVVMIVGALLYFVSPIDAVPDLLAGIGLLDDVAVIGFVAGQLKSELEKFREWETGVRI is encoded by the coding sequence ATGAATAGAATGGTGAAAAGTGTTTTTAAACGAATGACAAAAAAAGCAGTCTCCGTAATGAAAAATAAAGACCAGATGCAAGAAGTGTCAATCGAATCTCTAAAAAAGGGAGCTCTCTATAAGGGTCGTAAAGGAATGGATGATATGTGGGTTGATGTGAAAACATTCTCACGACTCGTTCAAGAAGTTAAAAAAGGTCGTTATCGCGATATCTCCAAAAAATCTGTCGTCATGATTGTAGGAGCACTTCTTTATTTCGTTAGTCCGATTGATGCAGTGCCAGATTTATTAGCTGGTATCGGCTTACTAGACGATGTAGCTGTTATCGGATTTGTAGCAGGGCAATTAAAGAGTGAACTAGAAAAGTTTCGTGAGTGGGAAACTGGGGTGAGAATATAA
- a CDS encoding DUF1878 family protein — translation MEAIHKRLDRIEFHMRLLAKMEEEGECPFYRLVIDRGLTEAEVSEVFQLCVEVNQKMHEQIEEGLLNRSTLLTHFVGMLNIKLDPLITIKALLAQEETYRELMETLLKVSPYR, via the coding sequence ATGGAAGCCATCCACAAAAGATTAGATCGAATTGAGTTTCATATGCGCTTACTTGCTAAGATGGAAGAGGAAGGAGAATGCCCATTTTATCGCCTTGTGATTGACAGAGGACTAACCGAGGCCGAGGTATCAGAAGTGTTTCAATTATGTGTAGAAGTAAATCAAAAAATGCATGAACAAATCGAAGAAGGTCTCCTAAACCGTTCAACGTTGCTCACGCATTTTGTAGGTATGTTAAATATTAAGTTAGATCCGCTAATAACAATTAAAGCACTACTTGCTCAGGAAGAGACTTACCGAGAACTAATGGAGACACTTCTTAAAGTATCACCTTATCGTTAA
- a CDS encoding ferritin-like domain-containing protein, whose protein sequence is MADKKQELIDGLNVDLANEYAASIMYTYNAAVVSGLYRQTLKPFFESEIADEQGHALYLAEKIKVLGGTPTTAPAEVKQLTDVKEMLIEARTAEKDTIDRYEKRKKQAEELGFTELVVKLDDMIADETHHMEEMDRILSDARFE, encoded by the coding sequence ATGGCAGACAAAAAACAAGAACTAATTGATGGACTAAATGTAGACCTTGCTAACGAATACGCTGCAAGTATTATGTATACTTATAATGCGGCAGTAGTATCTGGCTTATATCGCCAAACATTGAAACCATTCTTTGAAAGTGAAATCGCAGATGAACAGGGCCACGCTCTTTACCTTGCAGAAAAGATTAAAGTATTAGGCGGTACCCCTACTACTGCGCCAGCTGAAGTAAAACAGCTTACCGATGTAAAAGAGATGCTTATTGAAGCTCGTACAGCTGAGAAGGATACCATTGATCGTTATGAAAAGCGTAAAAAACAAGCTGAAGAACTTGGTTTTACTGAACTTGTTGTAAAACTAGACGATATGATTGCGGACGAAACACATCACATGGAAGAAATGGATCGCATTCTTAGCGACGCACGGTTCGAATAA
- a CDS encoding EcsC family protein, whose protein sequence is MEYRSEISEELEAWERKITRKSSMVSRSAKRIQNRINGVIPERLHSIVTNSIKTMVQGVLVGSTYTVHPPKKNLSLQMRDQQAKELIRKYKRIAATEGAGTGAGGILLGLADFPLLLSIKMKLLFDLASTYGYDAKKIEERVFILTIFQLAFSSDDTRRKSYRKISSWDESLSQIEVRKKYEEHDWKTFQLEYRDYIDLPKLLQMVPGVGAIVGAYVNYHFLDWLGENAINAYRTRMIKEENQTT, encoded by the coding sequence ATGGAATATCGAAGCGAAATATCGGAAGAACTTGAGGCGTGGGAGCGAAAAATTACGAGGAAATCTTCTATGGTTTCACGATCAGCCAAAAGAATACAAAATCGAATCAATGGTGTTATACCAGAACGTCTTCATTCAATTGTGACAAATAGTATAAAGACGATGGTGCAAGGGGTACTCGTTGGAAGTACGTATACGGTACATCCACCAAAAAAAAATCTATCACTTCAAATGAGAGATCAACAGGCGAAAGAATTGATACGTAAATACAAACGAATTGCTGCTACTGAAGGTGCTGGTACAGGAGCGGGAGGAATTCTATTAGGATTAGCTGATTTCCCGTTGCTTTTATCGATTAAAATGAAACTCCTTTTTGACCTCGCTAGCACTTATGGATATGATGCTAAAAAAATAGAAGAAAGGGTTTTTATTCTAACTATTTTTCAGCTTGCTTTTTCATCTGATGATACTAGAAGAAAAAGTTATCGGAAGATTTCTAGTTGGGATGAGAGCCTTAGCCAAATAGAAGTTCGGAAAAAGTACGAGGAGCATGATTGGAAAACTTTTCAGCTTGAGTATCGAGATTATATTGATCTCCCTAAATTACTTCAAATGGTACCCGGCGTAGGGGCAATTGTGGGAGCTTACGTGAACTATCACTTTCTTGATTGGCTAGGTGAAAATGCAATTAATGCTTATCGGACACGGATGATCAAAGAAGAAAATCAAACAACATAA